The segment CTACTTCCATCCCGAACGGATGATTTTGGGTATCGTGGGAGATTTTGATTCAGAACAGATGCGATCGCGGATTCAGGAGAACTTTGGTAACTGGAATCCCCCATCACCTCCCCCAGAAATAACCGTACCGTCTGCATCCCAGGCAAAGGAAGAGGGTTTATTTGTCGTGGATCAGGATCAACTCACCCAAAGTTATGTGTATCTGGGGCATATTGGCGGAGAATTTGATAACCCTGATTATCCGGCGTTGGATGTGATGAATCAAATCCTCAACGGGTTTGGCGGGCGGTTATTTAATGAAGTGCGATCGCGCCAAGGGTTAGCCTATTCCGTCTATGGCTTCTGGAGTCCTCGCCATGACTATCCTGGGATGTTTGTTGCGGGTGGACAAACTCGTTCTGAAGCTACTGTATCCTTGATTCAAGCGATTCGTTCAGAAATAGAGAAAATCCGCACCACGCCTGTCACCCCAGAAGAACTTGAGTCTGCTAAAGACCAAGTTTTGAACTCATTTGTGTTTAACTTCCAAGATCCCAGCCAAACCTTATCGCGGCTGATGCGGTATGAATATTATGGGTATCCCGAAGATTTTCTCTTCCGCTATCAGCAGAAGGTGAAAGAGACGACAATTGAAGATGTGCAACGGGTGGCGCAAAAATATCTCCAACCCAATCAACTGGTTACATTAGTCGTTGGGAATACGGATGCGATTCAGCCTCCCTTAACCAGTCTGTCGAACAATGTTACATCGTTAGATATCACCATTCCCGAACAAAGCAGTTAGTGATGTAAATTGGTTTGTAGTGAGCACTTTAGTGCTTCAACGCCTAGCCGAAGAGGGCTAAAGTTCCCTCACTACGAAGCCTGTAATCACAAGAAGTAAATTGGTTTGTAGTGAGCACTTTAGTGCTTCAACGCCTAGCCGGAGAGGGCTAAAGTTCCCTCACTACGAAGCCTGTAATCACAAGAAGTAAATTGGTTTGTAGTGAGCACTTTAGTGCTTCAACGCCTAGCCGGAGAGGGCTAAAGTTCCCTCACTACGAAGCCTGTAATCACAAGAAGTAAATTGGTTTGTAGTGAGCACTTTAGTGCTTCAACGCCTAGCCGGAGAGGGCTAAAGTTCCCTCACTACGAAGCCTGTAGAAGCCGTAGGGTGCGTTACGCTAAGCTGTCATGCATTTAAATTGGGTATTAGCAGCGAGCAAGATGCTCGCACTACAAGGATTTTGCCATTCTTGACATTAAGGTTTAAATGCCGAACAGCTTACGCTAACGCACCAGACAAATGACATAAAACCAATAACCAATGACACCGACCCAGTTATTAATTTTCGCATCGGCTGGCTTATTCGCCGGAATCCTAGCCGGCTTTTTGGGAATCGGTGGCGGTACAGTTCTTGTACCTTTATTAGTAACCTTAGGATATGACTATCAACAAGCCGTTGCCACAAGTACCCTGTCAATTGTCATTACAGCGATTTCGGGTACGGTGCAGAATTGGCGGCTGGGTAACATAGATTTTAAACGCATCATTGCCATTGGCTTTCCAGCTATTATAACAGCGCCAATTGGTGCTTATTTAACAGAATTATTTGCCGACTACTGGTTAAAAGCGGCATTTGGACTATTACTCCTAATTAATATTTACTTAGTTCGACTCCGCAAACGTTTGAAAGCTAGAGAAAAGCAAGACTCTCTCGAAACAGTAACTCCCCGACAAATTCCGCACTCAAAAAGTCAAGCAGCATTAGCCAGAATTAGCACAGGAAGTACCGCAGGCTTACTCGCTGGTGTATTTGGTGTGGGTGGTGGTGTGATTCTAGTTCCCTTGCAAATTTTACTCTTGGGAGAGAGCATTAAAACGGCAATTCAGACGAGTTTAGGGGTGATTGTGATTACCGCAATTTCGGCTTGTGTTGGTCATGCTGTACAAGGGAATGTGTTATGGATTGAGGGATTACTTCTGGGTACAGGGGGTTTATTGGGAGTGCAAATTAGTACCCGTTTTTTGCCTAAATTACCAGATCAGGTAGTCAGTTTAGCATTTAGTGCATTACTGGCTATCTTAGCCATTTACTTTTTCTGGCAGGCATGGCAAAGTTATAGCTGAATTGGCACGGGCTTTCTTCTGGGTTTCCATGGTCATTTGTATGAGTCGGCTATTCTGCCTCGTGTCCAATTCGATGATATCTGCTCTCCACTCGATTGGTTAATGTTTCTGGACAATGTTCCAGACGATTAAGTGTAATTTTTCCCGCCAGGACTACGGGTTGTTTTCTCTCTTTTGTGAGAAATCTGGATCAAGGGTATTATTTTGACTTTCGTTTCGATTTGGGCGGTGTTCGGTGTGCGCCGAAGTATTTTTCACTGCGGTAGCGAAGCCACACTCGCAATACTTGGGGGATCTGTTCTTTTTGTTCTTTGGTCAGGGTATTATAAAGAGCTAAAGCGCGATCGCGTTCTCGGCGACAGGCAGGATTATTGTGAGCATCCCAGTAGCTACGGGCAACCCGAATCCGCCGACAGACTTCTTTGATCAGTGCTTTTCCGGTGAGGGGTTGTTTCTGCTTTGCCATACTTGAATCAGAATGCACTACTCTCAATCCTAACCTTTAGCATGAAAGCATTTGCCCTTACTTGGCGGGCTGAAAACCATGACATCCCCGAAAAGCTCTGTCAAAATAGAGCTATTCAGCATAGGGGATAGTATGACGCGGGAAGAGTTGCTGTTGCTAATTAACCAGGCATCGAATGAGGGATGGAAAGAGTTAGATCTATCAGGAAAAGGGTTAACGGAACTGCCTCCAGAGATTGGCAAGCTAACGCAACTCGAAACGTTGATTTTGGGAAGGTGGGAAAAAGAGAAAAAGGGTTCTCTATGGATTAAAGGCTACGAGTTGATCGGGAATCGGCTCGTTCCGTTGATTGTGGGTAATCGCTTGCAGTCTCTGCCGCCTGAACTGTCAAATTTGGTCAACCTGCGGAAGCTGGACATCAGTGGAAATCCTTGGGAAAAAATTCCAGATGTGATCACTCAACTACGCCATCTGGAGCAATTAACTCTAATTCGTACAGACATTGATAAGATTCCCGAATCGATTAGTCAATTAGTCAATCTGACCGAGCTTAACCTGTCTGGCAATCAACTAACGCAGGTTCCTGAGTCGATTACTCAATTAGTCAATCTGACCGAGCTTAACCTGTCTGACAATCAACTAACCCAGGTTCCTGAATCGATTACTCAATTAGTCAATCTGACCGAGCTTAACCTGTTTGGCAATCAACTAACTCAGGTTCCTGAATCGATTACTCAATTAGTCAATCTGACCGAGCTTAACCTGTTTGGCAATCAACTAACTCAGGTTCCTGAATCGATTACTCA is part of the Coleofasciculus chthonoplastes PCC 7420 genome and harbors:
- a CDS encoding M16 family metallopeptidase, which codes for MSNLTLNRFRRKVWRWCGLLVATILLVVVSRTPAVAATAKHYTELTFPPLSEIQIPEYTRYQLDNGIVVYLMEDHELPLVSGTAMIRTGDRLEPPDQVGLANITGEVIRTGGTTEHSPDELNQLLEQRAASVETGISTSSGSASFNALSEDVDMVFDLFAEVIQKPAFAEDKLELAKKQQAGQIARRNDDPKDIASREFTKLIYGDQSPYARTIEYETLANISRDDVVEFYQNYFHPERMILGIVGDFDSEQMRSRIQENFGNWNPPSPPPEITVPSASQAKEEGLFVVDQDQLTQSYVYLGHIGGEFDNPDYPALDVMNQILNGFGGRLFNEVRSRQGLAYSVYGFWSPRHDYPGMFVAGGQTRSEATVSLIQAIRSEIEKIRTTPVTPEELESAKDQVLNSFVFNFQDPSQTLSRLMRYEYYGYPEDFLFRYQQKVKETTIEDVQRVAQKYLQPNQLVTLVVGNTDAIQPPLTSLSNNVTSLDITIPEQSS
- a CDS encoding sulfite exporter TauE/SafE family protein, producing MTPTQLLIFASAGLFAGILAGFLGIGGGTVLVPLLVTLGYDYQQAVATSTLSIVITAISGTVQNWRLGNIDFKRIIAIGFPAIITAPIGAYLTELFADYWLKAAFGLLLLINIYLVRLRKRLKAREKQDSLETVTPRQIPHSKSQAALARISTGSTAGLLAGVFGVGGGVILVPLQILLLGESIKTAIQTSLGVIVITAISACVGHAVQGNVLWIEGLLLGTGGLLGVQISTRFLPKLPDQVVSLAFSALLAILAIYFFWQAWQSYS
- a CDS encoding leucine-rich repeat domain-containing protein, whose product is MTREELLLLINQASNEGWKELDLSGKGLTELPPEIGKLTQLETLILGRWEKEKKGSLWIKGYELIGNRLVPLIVGNRLQSLPPELSNLVNLRKLDISGNPWEKIPDVITQLRHLEQLTLIRTDIDKIPESISQLVNLTELNLSGNQLTQVPESITQLVNLTELNLSDNQLTQVPESITQLVNLTELNLFGNQLTQVPESITQLVNLTELNLFGNQLTQVPESITQLVNLTQLYLFGNQLTQVPESISQLVNLTQLDLSHNQLTQVPESISQLVNLTELDLSGNQLTQVPESISQLVN